Genomic DNA from Methanomassiliicoccales archaeon:
GCCAGTGATGCGCGAAGTTGACCAGCTTTTGATAGAAGTTCTTCGGCCGTTCAAAGTCACGAGCGTTCTTCCTGATGCCATGGAGCGGCGTAGCTCCATGCTGGCGAGCTGCCAGCAGGCAGTCCTCCCCGTGATAAGCGGAGTCGGCCAGACTCCGCTTCACTTGCACGTTCGAGGGCAGACCGCTCCACACCTGCCTGAACATCTGGCTGTCGTGCACGTTCGAGCGCGTGAGCTCGAACGATAGAACGATGAACTCATCGACCTCGACACGGACGACTGGGTCGTCTACGTGATCTCCCTGTTATCGGGCTTTTTCAGCTGGGGAAGTTTCCTCAACCTCGCAGGCGACCTTATGCTGAACTGGACATTCGGCTCAAAGTGGTAAGCCGGTTCGCCGGACATGGGGTTGTTCTCATTGAGGATTCGGTACGCCCTCATGAGCGTAATCCGCATCCTGACCTCGGTTCCGTCGCTTAGATTGGCGACAATCCATGGGTCGTTCTTCTGCTCCACCAATACCTCAACAGCATCCTTGATGACACCTTTCACAATTAGCTGGATGACGTCCTCAGCCGGTTCTTGCTGTTTCTCCTGGGGTTTTTCTGCCATAGGCATCGTGATATAGAATGGATGTGGCCTAAAAAGGATATCCTTTTAACGCATGATTTCCCCGCTTCACGCCAACATAGCTGGTTTCTAACAAAGGGAGGGGGGTCTATCACCCCCATCCTTTTGCTTTGCCGTTGAAGATCTCGAGAACGCGGTCGGGCAGTCTTGGCGTGAGCCAGGAAAATGGTGGACAAGGGGGGATTCGAACCCCCGGCTTCCGCCTTGCGAAGGCGGCGATCTTCCGCTGATCTACTTGCCCGTTGGCGTGGGGAATGAACGAGCGGGATATAACCTTTTGTCCGATTGGCCCTGGCTCTTGCCGTGACTCCAGTGAACCCTATGGAGAGCCATTCTTACTTTGTCTTCAATGAGGAGCGGACCCGCCTCACCACTTTCATGGTCATCTCCGGCGCCTTGCCGAGGTAAGATGCAGGGTCCATGACCTCCTCCAATTCCGCGCGCATGAAAAGCTTGGCCACCTTCTTGTCCACTAGGAGCACGTCCATCAGATGAGCGCCCTCCATCTCCGCTTTCAGAGAGGCTTTGCGCACGATGGCATGAGCATCCTGCCTTCCGAGGCCCTTACCCACCATGGCGATCATCACCGCCTCGGCCATGATCAGGCCGTTGGCGCTCTCGATGTTCTCCCTCATCTTTCCTTCGTGCACTTCCAGGCCGGAGAAGACCTCGTCCATCTTGATCAGGATGTCGTCCGTGAGCACGAACAAATGAGGCAGGATGAAACGCTCTGCGCTCGAGTTCGTGAGATCGCGCTCGTGCCACAGGTTCATATCCTCGATAGCCGGAATGGCGAATCCTCTAGCGATCCTAGCCAAGCCGCAGACGTTCTCCGAGAGCATGGGGTTGCGCTTCTGCGCCATGGTCGAGCTGCCCACCTGCTTCTCTCTGTCGAAACCCTCGGCCACCTCGTTGATCTCCGAGCGTTGCAGGTTGCGGACCTCGGTGGCGTATCTTTCGCAGGCTGAAGCGATGAGCGCAAGCAGGCATGCCAGTTCTGCATAACGATCGCGGCACACGATCTGGGTGGCCACCTCCTCCACGCCCAGGCCGAGCTGCTTCATGACATCGTCCTGCACCTTGAGGAAGTTCCGGCCAAGGGCGGCCCCGGTGCCCACTGCTCCGGACATCTTGCCCACGCACGCCCGCTTCCTGACCTCCTTCAGACGCTCCTGGAAACGCAGCATCTCCGCCACATAGCCGGCGATCTTGAAGCCGAAGGTCGTGGGGATGGCGAATTGGCCGTGGGTGCGGGCCACCATGATCGTGTTCTTGTGCCTCTCCGCCAGAGAGGCGAGGGTGAACGTGAACTGGGTCAGATCCCTCTCGATCAACGCCATCGCTCTTTTGATCTCCAGGGCCATGGCCGTGTCCACTATGTCGTTGGAGGTGGCGCCCAGATGAACATATCGTCCTGCTGGGCCGCTCTTCTCCGTGATGGCTTGGACCATGGCCATGACGTCGTGCTTGGTGTCCGCCTCGATCCTCTTCACTCGTTCCAGCGTCACCAGTTTGGAGTGGCAGACCTTGGCGATGGCCTTGGCATCTTTCAGAGGGATATCCCCTACCTTCGCAAGAGCGAGCGCCAGAGCTCCCTCCACCTTCAGTTGGGCGCGCAGGCGGCTCTCCTCGCTCAGGATGGCCTTCATCTCTTCTCGACCATAGCGGAAGTCCAGGGGACAGACGACCATAGGTTCACTGCCAAACGAATCAGGCTCTCTCGCCTTAAGTCTATCCTCTTTCCCCTCGAAGAGGGCGCCAGCACCTTTGCGACAAGGCCAACGGATGATAATGAACGAGAAAGGATTAAGAACAGTGCGGCGTCATATTCTGCCAAGGTAAGCAGATGGTTGATGATTATAGAGGGAGGACACCAGTCGAACTGCTAAACTTCTTCCGTTCGCCTGGCGGGCACTCCCTTCTCATCAAGGGAGACGCCGGCACGGGAAAGACCACCTTGGCGCTCCAGCTCATAGAGGAGCTAGCAGAGGAGATGCCGGACTACTACATGTCCATGCGAGTCTCGGATGAAGCGCTATACCGTCAATTCCCCTGGCTGGAGGAGAAGTCCCGGCGCAACAACGTGCTGCGTATGGGACGGGCGTTCCTCACCCGGACCAAGAAGACGTTCCCTAGGGACGCTCAGACGATACAAGACGAGGGCAAGCTACGGGTGGCCAAGGATCTGCTCAAAGTGCTATCCGGACCAGAGGGCAGCAAGACGGTCACACGCACGGAGCTGCTCAAGCTAGAGGGCCAGATCGAGAGCGGGGAGATAGGCAGAGAGGAAGTAGCCACATTCTCCGCCGAGGTGAGCGAGGAATCCATCGTTTTCGACGTGGGAGCGATCCTGCCGGAGCTGGAGCTTGCCTACGACCTGGTCGAGGCTAACCTGCCCAAGAGGACGTTCCTAGTAGTGGATAGCATCGACGCGCTGGCTGAGCATTATGGCATCGAACGGCAGCGCATAATGAATACCTTGCAGAAGGACCTGGTCGAGCAATCGGGCACGAACATCGCCTACGTCATGGAGACGTCGGAGAAGAGCCTCTTCGACTATCTGGGCGATGGCTTGGTGCGACTTTACAATGAACAGAGGGGCGGCAGGCGCATCCGGGAGCTGGTACTGGAGAAGCTGCGCGGCCTACGGGTGGACCGTTGGAAGTATCCTTTCACACTGCTTGATGGAAGATTGAGGGTGCTAGAGAGCTTGCAGCTGCGGATCCCGGAGGACCTGGAGAAGCATCTCCCGGTCAAGGATCCGAACGAGGAGAGCATCTCCACCGGCAACATCAGCATGGATGGCGTCCTTGGAGGCTTGCCTCGAGGCGGAGTGGTCCTGCTGGAAGTGGGCGAGGACGTCTCGCAGGAGTTCTTGAAGGCCATGGAGCACGTTCTCATCGCCGATCAACTGAGCAAGCGGCGGGGAGTGGTCTGGTTCCCGCTTTTTGCCATCAACTACGCCGTCCTGGAGAAACAGATGCGGAAGTTGGCCGGGAAGGAGGCACTCTCCAGTGGGCTACGAATCTTGGACGCGGAGGCTGACCTGGAGAGCCGC
This window encodes:
- a CDS encoding transposase, with translation MVLSFELTRSNVHDSQMFRQVWSGLPSNVQVKRSLADSAYHGEDCLLAARQHGATPLHGIRKNARDFERPKNFYQKLVNFAHHWPNRFASLYAKRAHAETVFSMIGALLGYPLRCRSENGRRNEVRVKLALFNLIQLTMRKEFWS
- the purB gene encoding adenylosuccinate lyase, with translation MVVCPLDFRYGREEMKAILSEESRLRAQLKVEGALALALAKVGDIPLKDAKAIAKVCHSKLVTLERVKRIEADTKHDVMAMVQAITEKSGPAGRYVHLGATSNDIVDTAMALEIKRAMALIERDLTQFTFTLASLAERHKNTIMVARTHGQFAIPTTFGFKIAGYVAEMLRFQERLKEVRKRACVGKMSGAVGTGAALGRNFLKVQDDVMKQLGLGVEEVATQIVCRDRYAELACLLALIASACERYATEVRNLQRSEINEVAEGFDREKQVGSSTMAQKRNPMLSENVCGLARIARGFAIPAIEDMNLWHERDLTNSSAERFILPHLFVLTDDILIKMDEVFSGLEVHEGKMRENIESANGLIMAEAVMIAMVGKGLGRQDAHAIVRKASLKAEMEGAHLMDVLLVDKKVAKLFMRAELEEVMDPASYLGKAPEMTMKVVRRVRSSLKTK